A genomic stretch from Thermomonospora umbrina includes:
- the dhaK gene encoding dihydroxyacetone kinase subunit DhaK, giving the protein MRKLINDPAEVVSDALHGLAAAHPGLRVDPENRIVVRGDAPRGGKVGLVSGGGSGHEPLHAGFVGYGMLDAAACGEVFTSPVPDQILAATTAVDGGAGVLHIVKNYTGDVLNFGMAAELAGDQDVEVATVVVNDDVAVEDSTFTAGRRGTGGTLFVEKIAGALAEEGAPLDAVAAVAREVVERTRSFGVALSPSTVPAAGHPTFELDEDEMELGVGIHGEPGRRRARAGTAAEIVAATLTAIDTDMPLSGSEVLVLVNGMGGTPLMEQYIAYGATADWLAYRKATVARSLVGSYVTSLEMAGCMVSVCRLTPDLLRLWDAPVETPALRWGR; this is encoded by the coding sequence ATGCGCAAACTCATCAACGACCCCGCCGAGGTGGTGTCCGACGCCCTGCACGGGCTGGCCGCCGCACATCCCGGCCTGCGGGTCGATCCGGAGAACCGGATCGTGGTGCGGGGCGACGCGCCCCGCGGCGGCAAGGTGGGCCTGGTGTCGGGCGGCGGATCGGGACACGAGCCCCTGCACGCCGGGTTCGTCGGGTACGGGATGCTCGACGCCGCCGCCTGCGGGGAGGTCTTCACCTCGCCCGTGCCCGACCAGATCCTGGCCGCCACCACGGCGGTCGACGGCGGCGCGGGCGTCCTGCACATCGTCAAGAACTACACGGGCGACGTCCTCAACTTCGGCATGGCCGCCGAGCTGGCCGGCGACCAGGACGTCGAGGTCGCCACCGTCGTGGTCAACGACGACGTCGCCGTGGAGGACAGCACCTTCACCGCCGGCCGCCGGGGAACGGGCGGCACCCTCTTCGTCGAGAAGATCGCCGGCGCCCTGGCCGAGGAGGGCGCCCCGCTCGACGCGGTCGCCGCCGTGGCCCGCGAGGTCGTCGAACGCACCCGTTCGTTCGGCGTGGCCCTGTCGCCCAGCACCGTGCCCGCCGCCGGGCACCCGACGTTCGAGCTGGACGAGGACGAGATGGAGCTCGGCGTCGGCATCCACGGCGAGCCGGGCCGCAGGCGCGCCAGGGCCGGGACCGCCGCCGAGATCGTCGCCGCCACCCTCACCGCCATCGACACCGACATGCCCCTGTCGGGCTCCGAGGTCCTCGTCCTGGTCAACGGCATGGGCGGCACGCCGCTGATGGAGCAGTACATCGCGTACGGGGCGACGGCGGACTGGCTCGCCTACCGGAAGGCCACGGTGGCCCGTTCGCTCGTCGGCTCGTACGTCACCAGCCTGGAGATGGCGGGCTGCATGGTCTCCGTCTGCCGCCTCACCCCCGACCTGCTCCGACTCTGGGACGCCCCGGTGGAAACCCCGGCGCTACGGTGGGGACGTTGA
- a CDS encoding glycoside hydrolase family 15 — MASPRAKRVRRVLALSLVAVLTATCGATLPDPSRPEWSSPGLVGGGGWPFAYQPMDLDEAVGARYLPDSSVVRLRDGRVRLIPFGGKVPITVPGDDPRVAAAVRGDRGWLASGRVPGGDTVYRDMAVRSLLDLRLLTRPNGATTASWFGQWRYVWPRDAAFASAAFAVSGHPEEARRVLRFLARLQTDDGRWAARYKPDGSPVADGRPPQSDSLGWVLWAAWFVRASDPGAASGLPELWEMVRRAADHLAGTLDVEGLPPPSPDYFERSPGKEQDPRRATLGVVGPVLAGLRAAADLARQTGRHAEAARWRQAAMRMSDGVARTFTPFGYPRSPVRGGLMDTSVTFLAPPFAPADPGVEAAVLRAADRLRLPNGGVLPGEEWSGNKDVAWTPEMALFAMNAAASGRVEEALTRLDWLSEHRTILGALPEKVDRRGRPAAVAPLGWTASVVLLTLAALEDRLPIPPTG, encoded by the coding sequence GTGGCGAGCCCGCGGGCCAAGCGGGTACGGCGTGTCCTCGCGTTGTCCCTGGTCGCCGTCCTCACGGCGACCTGCGGCGCGACCCTGCCGGACCCGTCCCGGCCGGAGTGGTCCTCACCCGGCCTCGTGGGCGGCGGCGGCTGGCCGTTCGCCTATCAGCCGATGGACCTCGACGAGGCCGTCGGCGCCCGCTACCTGCCCGACAGCTCGGTGGTCCGGCTGCGCGACGGCCGGGTGCGGCTGATCCCGTTCGGCGGCAAGGTCCCGATCACCGTGCCGGGGGACGACCCCCGTGTGGCGGCGGCGGTGCGCGGCGACCGGGGGTGGCTGGCCAGCGGCCGGGTGCCCGGCGGCGACACCGTGTACCGCGACATGGCCGTCCGTTCCCTGCTCGACCTGCGCCTGCTGACCAGGCCGAACGGCGCCACGACCGCCTCCTGGTTCGGCCAGTGGCGGTACGTGTGGCCGCGCGACGCGGCGTTCGCCTCGGCGGCCTTCGCGGTGTCCGGGCACCCGGAGGAGGCGCGGCGGGTGCTGCGGTTCCTGGCCCGGCTCCAGACGGACGACGGGCGCTGGGCGGCCCGGTACAAGCCCGACGGCAGCCCCGTGGCCGACGGCCGACCGCCGCAGTCCGACTCGCTCGGGTGGGTGCTGTGGGCGGCCTGGTTCGTCCGTGCGAGCGACCCCGGGGCGGCGTCCGGGCTGCCGGAGCTGTGGGAGATGGTCCGGCGGGCCGCCGACCACCTGGCGGGCACGCTGGACGTGGAGGGCCTTCCGCCGCCGTCCCCGGACTACTTCGAGCGCAGCCCCGGCAAGGAGCAGGACCCGCGCCGCGCCACGCTGGGCGTGGTCGGCCCCGTGCTGGCGGGGCTGCGCGCGGCGGCCGACCTGGCCCGCCAGACCGGACGGCACGCCGAGGCGGCGCGCTGGCGGCAGGCGGCGATGCGGATGTCGGACGGGGTGGCGCGGACGTTCACACCGTTCGGGTATCCGCGTTCCCCGGTCCGCGGCGGGCTGATGGACACCTCGGTGACGTTCCTGGCCCCGCCGTTCGCGCCGGCCGACCCGGGTGTCGAGGCGGCGGTGCTGCGGGCGGCGGACAGGCTGCGACTGCCCAACGGCGGGGTGCTGCCGGGCGAGGAGTGGAGCGGCAACAAGGACGTGGCCTGGACGCCGGAGATGGCGCTGTTCGCGATGAACGCGGCGGCCTCCGGCCGGGTCGAGGAGGCCCTCACCAGGCTGGACTGGCTGTCCGAGCACCGGACGATCCTGGGCGCGCTGCCGGAGAAGGTCGACCGGCGCGGCCGTCCCGCCGCGGTGGCCCCGCTCGGCTGGACGGCCTCGGTGGTGCTCCTCACGCTCGCCGCGCTGGAGGACCGGCTGCCGATCCCGCCCACGGGCTGA
- a CDS encoding RNA-guided endonuclease InsQ/TnpB family protein, with amino-acid sequence MRTAYKCRAYPTSEQMAVLNRTFGCVRVVWNQTLAWRHSRWRTEQVPTNVSQASAFLTRLKQSEDHAWLNEVSAVPLQQVLRTQQRDFANFFAHRARYPRYKSRHGRQSAEYTRSGFRWKNGRLWLAKTDAPLAFVWSWPDIDPAELHPTTVTISRDPCGRWYVSLAVEAADPDRVPPTGAMVGVDLGVKDFAVTSEGERITKPRLLERKARNLARYQRRMARKRRGSNNREKARAKVARAYRKVGASRSDFLHKTSTRLVRDHDVIVIEDLNVKGMVRNRTLARAISDCGWGEFRRCLEYKCERAGRTLVVIDRWYPSSKTCSACGHVLAELSLSSRHWTCPDCGTRHDRDVNAAENILAAGRAVTACGGEVRHSGDRVHSPVKQEHRPARVGIPRL; translated from the coding sequence GTGCGGACGGCGTACAAATGTCGGGCCTACCCGACCTCCGAGCAGATGGCGGTGCTGAACCGCACGTTCGGCTGTGTTCGCGTGGTGTGGAATCAGACGCTCGCCTGGCGCCACAGCCGTTGGCGCACCGAACAGGTGCCCACGAACGTGTCGCAGGCCAGTGCCTTTCTCACCCGCCTCAAGCAGTCCGAGGATCACGCCTGGCTGAACGAGGTGTCCGCCGTCCCGCTCCAGCAGGTGTTGCGCACCCAGCAGCGAGACTTCGCGAACTTCTTCGCCCATCGCGCCCGTTACCCGCGCTACAAGTCCCGGCACGGCCGCCAGAGCGCGGAGTACACCCGCTCGGGCTTCCGGTGGAAGAACGGCCGGTTGTGGCTGGCCAAGACCGACGCGCCGCTTGCGTTCGTGTGGTCTTGGCCCGACATCGACCCCGCCGAGTTGCACCCGACGACGGTGACCATCTCGCGTGACCCGTGCGGACGTTGGTACGTCTCGCTCGCCGTCGAGGCCGCCGATCCTGATCGGGTCCCGCCCACCGGCGCGATGGTCGGAGTCGATCTCGGTGTCAAGGACTTCGCCGTCACCTCCGAGGGTGAGAGGATCACCAAACCGCGTCTGCTGGAACGTAAGGCCCGTAACCTCGCTCGTTACCAACGCCGCATGGCTCGCAAACGCCGCGGATCGAACAACCGGGAGAAGGCGAGGGCCAAGGTCGCTCGGGCGTACCGGAAGGTCGGCGCATCCCGCTCGGATTTCCTTCACAAGACCTCGACCCGGCTTGTTCGCGATCATGACGTGATCGTGATCGAGGATCTCAACGTCAAGGGCATGGTCCGCAACCGCACGCTGGCGCGGGCCATCTCCGATTGCGGGTGGGGCGAGTTCCGACGGTGCCTGGAGTACAAGTGCGAGCGGGCGGGACGCACACTCGTGGTGATCGATCGTTGGTACCCCAGCTCCAAGACCTGTTCCGCGTGTGGGCACGTGCTCGCCGAGCTCTCCCTCTCTTCGAGGCACTGGACGTGCCCGGATTGCGGTACCCGGCATGACCGGGACGTCAATGCCGCCGAGAACATTCTGGCCGCTGGTCGAGCGGTGACGGCCTGTGGAGGTGAGGTCAGACATTCGGGCGATCGAGTGCACTCGCCGGTGAAGCAGGAACACCGACCCGCGAGGGTCGGAATCCCTCGGCTCTAG
- a CDS encoding SRPBCC family protein, whose amino-acid sequence MEYAINVRVTSTASPDLLFAHVAVAEAWSVWSGMPLPARRLRPGFGALDGVGAIRRIGPVREETVTFDPPGHYAYRMLAGLPVDDYRADVTFEPREGGGTTIRWEARFASRVPGTGAPLRSVMERVILRFARRIGAHAERCGAGCPAHRG is encoded by the coding sequence ATGGAATACGCGATCAACGTCAGGGTGACGTCCACCGCCTCGCCGGACCTGCTGTTCGCGCACGTGGCCGTGGCGGAGGCGTGGTCGGTCTGGAGCGGGATGCCGCTGCCGGCGCGACGGCTCCGTCCGGGGTTCGGGGCCCTCGACGGCGTCGGGGCGATCCGGCGCATCGGGCCAGTACGGGAGGAGACGGTGACCTTCGACCCGCCCGGGCACTACGCGTACCGGATGCTTGCGGGCCTGCCCGTGGACGACTACCGCGCCGACGTGACGTTCGAGCCCCGCGAGGGCGGCGGTACGACGATCCGCTGGGAGGCCAGGTTCGCCTCACGGGTGCCGGGGACGGGGGCGCCCCTGCGCTCGGTCATGGAACGCGTGATCCTCCGCTTCGCCCGGCGGATCGGCGCCCATGCCGAGCGCTGCGGGGCCGGTTGCCCCGCGCACCGGGGCTGA
- the dhaM gene encoding dihydroxyacetone kinase phosphoryl donor subunit DhaM: MRLVGLVVVSHSRGLAEGVAELAREMGVHKVRVEAAGGDADGGLGTSVDLIAEAVRAADDGAGVVLLADLGGAVLTAQTFVADAETEVELADAPLVEGAVAAASTAATGADLAAVVAAAHGAYGFRKL, encoded by the coding sequence GTGCGTCTGGTGGGGCTGGTGGTGGTCTCGCACAGTCGCGGGCTGGCCGAGGGCGTCGCCGAGCTGGCCCGGGAGATGGGCGTCCACAAGGTCCGGGTCGAGGCGGCCGGCGGGGACGCCGACGGCGGGCTGGGCACCAGCGTCGACCTGATCGCGGAGGCCGTGCGGGCGGCCGACGACGGCGCCGGCGTCGTGCTGCTCGCCGACCTGGGCGGCGCGGTGCTGACCGCGCAGACGTTCGTGGCCGACGCCGAGACCGAGGTCGAGTTGGCCGACGCCCCGCTCGTCGAGGGCGCGGTCGCCGCCGCGTCCACGGCCGCCACCGGCGCGGACCTGGCGGCCGTCGTCGCGGCAGCCCACGGGGCGTACGGGTTCCGGAAGCTGTGA
- a CDS encoding PIG-L deacetylase family protein: MDEAKVRRVLAVMAHPDDVDFGAAGTIALWTAQGVEVTYLMVTDGDAGGSDDGVSREEMAALRRDEQRAAAKAVGVTDVRFLGRPDGRLEAALDLRRDIARVIRQVRPDRVVTHSPERNYRVIYPSHPDHRAVGAAALDAVYPDARNPYAFPELREEGLEAWTTSEVWLSGGPVVDHRVDVTEVFDRKVAALRAHVSQIAQMDDLEGMLRGFLGAIAQEGGLPEGRLAEGFQVVSTV; encoded by the coding sequence ATGGATGAGGCGAAGGTGCGCCGTGTGCTCGCGGTGATGGCGCATCCGGACGACGTGGACTTCGGCGCGGCGGGGACGATCGCGCTGTGGACGGCCCAGGGCGTCGAGGTGACGTACCTGATGGTGACCGACGGTGACGCGGGCGGTTCCGACGACGGCGTCTCCCGGGAGGAGATGGCGGCGCTGCGGCGCGACGAGCAGCGCGCGGCGGCCAAGGCGGTGGGCGTGACCGACGTGCGCTTCCTCGGGCGTCCGGACGGCCGGTTGGAGGCGGCGCTGGATCTGCGGCGCGACATCGCCCGGGTGATCCGGCAGGTGCGTCCCGACCGGGTGGTGACGCACAGCCCCGAACGCAACTACCGGGTGATCTATCCCAGCCATCCCGACCATCGGGCGGTCGGTGCGGCGGCGCTGGACGCGGTCTACCCCGATGCGCGCAACCCCTACGCGTTCCCCGAGCTGCGCGAGGAGGGCCTGGAGGCGTGGACGACGTCGGAGGTGTGGCTGTCGGGAGGGCCGGTCGTCGACCACCGCGTGGACGTGACGGAGGTGTTCGACCGCAAGGTCGCGGCGTTGCGGGCGCACGTCAGCCAGATCGCGCAGATGGACGATCTGGAGGGCATGTTGCGCGGCTTCCTGGGGGCGATCGCGCAGGAGGGCGGGTTGCCCGAGGGCAGGTTGGCGGAGGGCTTCCAGGTGGTCTCGACCGTGTAG
- the dhaL gene encoding dihydroxyacetone kinase subunit DhaL, with protein sequence MNGNEFAAWIRRAAELVTADAQRLTALDAAIGDGDHGLNMARGFGAAVAALDALPEDATPGTVLTTAGRAIVSKTGGASGPLYGTALRRAGKALGDVADVDVTGLAGALQAALDGVRELGRAVEGDKTMVDALAPAVAAFEASVADGDALAEAAQAAVDAGEAGMELTVPMEARKGRASYLGPRSIGHLDPGAASTVLVLLALLDVARAEV encoded by the coding sequence ATGAACGGCAATGAGTTCGCCGCGTGGATCAGGCGGGCCGCCGAGTTGGTGACGGCGGACGCGCAGCGGCTGACGGCGCTGGACGCCGCGATCGGGGACGGCGACCACGGGCTCAACATGGCCCGCGGGTTCGGGGCGGCGGTGGCGGCGCTGGACGCGCTGCCCGAGGACGCGACACCCGGGACGGTCCTCACGACCGCCGGGCGGGCGATCGTGTCCAAGACCGGCGGCGCCTCCGGCCCCCTGTACGGCACCGCGCTGCGCCGGGCGGGCAAGGCGCTCGGCGACGTCGCCGACGTGGACGTCACCGGGCTCGCCGGCGCGCTGCAGGCGGCGCTCGACGGCGTCCGGGAGCTGGGCAGGGCCGTCGAGGGCGACAAGACCATGGTCGACGCCCTCGCCCCGGCGGTCGCCGCGTTCGAGGCGTCCGTGGCCGACGGCGACGCGCTCGCCGAGGCGGCGCAGGCGGCGGTCGACGCGGGCGAGGCGGGCATGGAGCTGACGGTGCCGATGGAGGCGCGCAAGGGCCGGGCGAGCTACCTCGGCCCCCGCAGCATCGGGCATCTCGATCCGGGCGCGGCCTCGACGGTCCTGGTCCTGCTGGCGCTGCTCGACGTGGCCCGCGCGGAGGTCTGA
- a CDS encoding LuxR C-terminal-related transcriptional regulator translates to MTTVVLVDDHQMFRTGVKAELGASIDIVGEAGDVDEAVAVISAAKPDVVLLDVHLPGGGGIEVLRRLSGAVSSRFLALSVSDAAEDVIGVVRGGARGYVTKTISGPELTDAIGRVAEGDAVFSPRLAGFVLDAFAASDAPAVDPELDQLTQREREVLRLIARGYAYKEIAKELFISVKTVETHVSSVLRKLQLSNRHELSRWAAARRLV, encoded by the coding sequence GTGACGACAGTGGTGCTGGTGGACGACCACCAGATGTTCCGGACCGGGGTCAAGGCCGAGCTCGGGGCCTCCATCGACATCGTCGGCGAGGCCGGGGACGTGGACGAGGCCGTGGCGGTCATCTCCGCCGCCAAGCCCGACGTCGTGCTGCTGGACGTCCATCTGCCGGGCGGCGGCGGCATCGAGGTGCTGCGCCGCCTGTCCGGCGCGGTGTCGTCCCGTTTCCTGGCCCTGTCGGTCTCCGACGCCGCCGAGGACGTCATCGGCGTGGTGCGCGGCGGGGCCCGCGGCTACGTCACCAAGACCATCTCCGGCCCCGAGCTGACCGACGCCATCGGCCGGGTCGCCGAGGGCGACGCCGTCTTCTCCCCGCGTCTGGCCGGGTTCGTGCTGGACGCGTTCGCCGCCAGCGACGCCCCGGCCGTCGACCCCGAGCTCGACCAGCTCACCCAGCGCGAACGCGAGGTCCTGCGTCTGATCGCCCGGGGTTACGCCTACAAGGAGATCGCCAAGGAGCTGTTCATCTCCGTCAAGACCGTGGAGACCCACGTCAGCAGCGTGCTGCGCAAGCTCCAGCTCTCCAACCGCCACGAGCTGTCCCGCTGGGCCGCCGCGCGCCGCCTCGTCTGA
- a CDS encoding PspC domain-containing protein codes for MTTMTEPVTDDAPAGARLERAADGRLLAGVGRGLAAHLGLDAVVVRVAFVLLIAAGGLGIAAYGAFWVLVPQEEEAAGRPAGRHRDWIQLLAYGTLTAGLTVLGWGAGLVQAALWPVVIGGVGAAILWQQAERDQRQRWLRSTTVSLRRLWLRSLLGLGLVIGGIGGFLAQNVKAAQVREVLIATIVLATGLAVIATPWLVRLWQDLDAERSERIRSQERAELAAHIHDSVLHTLTLIQRNAADPREVQRLARSQERTLRNWLYQPEADPDQTFAAAVRETAGEIEDDHGVPIEVVCVGDCPLDPRIGAVLQAAREAMVNAAKYSGAPSVSVYAEVEGDDVAIFVRDRGRGFVMDDVPQDRMGIRGSIIGRMERNGGRATVRTAPGEGTEVRLEMKK; via the coding sequence ATGACGACGATGACCGAGCCGGTCACCGACGACGCCCCCGCCGGCGCGCGGCTGGAACGGGCCGCCGACGGACGGCTGCTGGCCGGGGTCGGCCGCGGCCTGGCCGCCCACCTGGGCCTCGACGCGGTGGTCGTGCGGGTGGCGTTCGTCCTGCTGATCGCGGCGGGCGGGCTCGGGATCGCCGCGTACGGGGCGTTCTGGGTGCTCGTCCCGCAGGAGGAGGAGGCCGCCGGGCGGCCCGCCGGGCGGCACCGCGACTGGATCCAGCTCCTCGCCTACGGAACGCTGACCGCCGGGCTCACCGTGCTCGGCTGGGGCGCCGGGCTGGTGCAGGCCGCGCTCTGGCCGGTGGTCATCGGCGGGGTCGGCGCCGCGATCCTGTGGCAGCAGGCCGAACGCGACCAGCGCCAGCGGTGGCTGCGCTCCACCACGGTCTCGCTGCGCCGGCTCTGGCTGCGCAGCCTGCTGGGACTGGGACTGGTGATCGGCGGGATCGGCGGCTTCCTGGCCCAGAACGTCAAGGCCGCGCAGGTCCGCGAGGTGCTGATCGCCACCATCGTGCTCGCCACCGGCCTCGCCGTCATCGCCACCCCCTGGCTGGTGCGGCTCTGGCAGGACCTGGACGCCGAGCGCAGCGAACGGATCCGCTCCCAGGAACGCGCCGAGCTGGCCGCCCACATCCACGACTCCGTGCTCCACACCCTCACCCTGATCCAGCGGAACGCCGCCGACCCCCGCGAGGTCCAGCGGCTCGCCCGCTCCCAGGAGCGCACCCTGCGCAACTGGCTCTACCAGCCCGAGGCCGACCCCGACCAGACGTTCGCCGCCGCCGTACGGGAGACCGCCGGGGAGATCGAGGACGACCACGGCGTCCCCATCGAGGTGGTCTGCGTCGGCGACTGCCCGCTGGACCCGCGCATCGGCGCCGTCCTCCAGGCCGCCCGGGAGGCGATGGTCAACGCCGCCAAGTACTCCGGCGCGCCCTCCGTGTCCGTCTACGCCGAGGTGGAGGGCGACGATGTGGCGATCTTCGTCCGGGACCGGGGCAGGGGCTTCGTCATGGACGACGTCCCGCAGGACAGGATGGGCATACGGGGGTCCATCATCGGGCGCATGGAGCGCAACGGCGGCCGGGCCACCGTCCGCACCGCGCCCGGCGAGGGCACCGAGGTCCGCCTCGAGATGAAGAAGTGA
- the pcrA gene encoding DNA helicase PcrA produces MSTTDAPHPLLDGLNPQQRAAVVHSGGPLLIVAGAGSGKTRVLTHRIAHLLGERSVHPGQILAITFTNKAAGEMKERVQALVGARSAAMWVMTFHSACVRILRREAKRLGFPSGFSIYDQSDAQRLMALVCRELDLDPKRYPPKSFSAQVSNLKNELIDYETFKARASTHMEQKLAEAYEMYQARLHQAGAMDFDDLIMTTVNLLQAFPEAAEHYRRRFRHVLVDEYQDTNHAQYELVRQLTAPISGGDDLGPAELCVVGDADQSIYAFRGATIRNILEFERDYPDATTILLEQNYRSTQTILSAANAVIERNADRKPKKLWSDQGEGDKIVGYVADNEHDEAAFVAQEVDRLTDAGEARPGDVAVFYRTNAQSRVFEEVFVRVGLPHKIVGGVRFYERKEVRDMLAYLRVLANPEDTVSLRRILNVPKRGIGDRAEACVEAYAARERISFWQALRLPEDVPGMATRSTNAVREFVALLDDLRVTAETATPAEVVEAVLTRTGYLAELEASRDPQDETRIENLRELEAVAREFEDRLDGETAQGRLVDFLEQVALVADADSIPGVKGAPVPPGERAAEDDKGVVTLMTLHTAKGLEFPVVFLTGMEDGVFPHLRAMSNPKELEEERRLAYVGITRARRRLYLSRATMRSSWGAPQVNPASRFLSEVPGTLLNWEREAATTSPAMASLAARPGVRSPGNRPVPSLSPGDKVTHDAFGLGTVVSVDGAGEKSAASIDFGGEYGVKRLVLRYAPVEKL; encoded by the coding sequence ATGTCCACCACCGATGCCCCGCACCCTCTCCTCGACGGTCTCAACCCGCAGCAGCGCGCCGCCGTGGTCCACTCCGGCGGGCCGCTGCTGATCGTCGCCGGCGCCGGTTCGGGCAAGACCCGCGTCCTCACCCATCGCATCGCCCATCTGCTCGGCGAGCGGAGCGTGCACCCCGGCCAGATCCTGGCGATCACGTTCACCAACAAGGCCGCGGGCGAGATGAAGGAGCGGGTCCAGGCACTGGTGGGCGCCCGGTCGGCGGCGATGTGGGTGATGACGTTCCACTCGGCGTGCGTGCGGATCCTGCGGCGCGAGGCCAAGCGGCTGGGCTTCCCGTCCGGGTTCTCGATCTACGACCAGTCCGACGCGCAGCGGCTGATGGCGCTGGTCTGCCGCGAGCTGGACCTGGACCCCAAGCGCTACCCGCCCAAGTCGTTCTCCGCGCAGGTCAGCAACCTCAAGAACGAGCTGATCGACTACGAGACGTTCAAGGCCCGGGCGTCCACCCACATGGAGCAGAAGCTCGCCGAGGCGTACGAGATGTACCAGGCGCGGCTGCACCAGGCCGGCGCGATGGACTTCGACGACCTGATCATGACGACGGTCAACCTGCTGCAGGCGTTCCCGGAGGCCGCCGAGCACTACCGGCGGCGGTTCCGGCACGTGCTGGTCGACGAGTACCAGGACACCAACCACGCCCAGTACGAGCTGGTCCGCCAGTTGACCGCGCCGATCTCCGGCGGCGACGACCTGGGGCCGGCGGAGCTGTGCGTGGTGGGCGACGCCGACCAGTCGATCTACGCGTTCCGGGGCGCGACGATCCGCAACATCCTGGAGTTCGAGCGCGACTACCCCGACGCCACCACGATCCTGCTGGAGCAGAACTACCGCTCCACCCAGACGATCCTGTCGGCGGCCAACGCGGTGATCGAGCGCAACGCCGACCGCAAGCCCAAGAAGCTGTGGTCCGACCAGGGCGAGGGCGACAAGATCGTCGGCTATGTGGCCGACAACGAGCACGACGAGGCCGCGTTCGTCGCGCAGGAGGTCGACCGGCTGACCGACGCGGGCGAGGCGCGGCCCGGCGACGTCGCCGTGTTCTACCGCACCAACGCGCAGTCCCGTGTCTTCGAAGAGGTGTTCGTCCGGGTCGGCCTGCCGCACAAGATCGTCGGCGGGGTCCGCTTCTACGAGCGCAAGGAGGTCCGCGACATGCTGGCCTACCTGCGCGTCCTGGCCAACCCCGAGGACACCGTCTCGCTGCGCCGCATCCTGAACGTCCCCAAGCGCGGCATCGGCGACCGCGCCGAGGCGTGCGTGGAGGCGTACGCCGCGCGGGAGCGGATCAGCTTCTGGCAGGCCCTCCGCCTGCCCGAGGACGTGCCGGGCATGGCGACCCGTTCGACCAACGCGGTCCGCGAGTTCGTCGCCCTGCTCGACGACCTGCGCGTCACCGCCGAGACCGCCACCCCGGCCGAGGTCGTCGAGGCCGTCCTGACCCGCACCGGCTATCTGGCCGAGCTGGAGGCGTCCCGCGACCCGCAGGACGAGACCCGCATCGAGAACCTCCGCGAGCTGGAGGCCGTCGCCCGCGAGTTCGAGGACCGCCTCGACGGCGAGACGGCCCAGGGCCGCCTGGTCGACTTCCTGGAGCAGGTGGCGCTGGTCGCCGACGCCGACTCCATCCCCGGCGTCAAGGGCGCGCCCGTCCCGCCCGGCGAACGCGCCGCCGAGGACGACAAGGGTGTCGTGACCCTGATGACCCTGCACACCGCCAAGGGGCTGGAGTTCCCCGTCGTCTTCCTCACGGGCATGGAGGACGGCGTCTTCCCCCACCTGCGCGCGATGAGCAACCCCAAGGAGCTGGAGGAGGAGCGCCGTCTCGCCTACGTGGGCATCACCCGGGCCCGGCGGCGTCTCTACCTGTCCCGCGCCACCATGCGCAGCTCCTGGGGCGCCCCCCAGGTCAACCCGGCGTCCCGCTTCCTGAGCGAGGTCCCGGGCACGCTCCTCAACTGGGAGCGCGAGGCCGCCACGACCTCGCCCGCGATGGCGTCCCTGGCGGCCCGCCCCGGCGTCCGCTCCCCCGGCAACCGTCCGGTCCCGAGCCTGTCCCCGGGCGACAAGGTCACCCACGACGCGTTCGGCCTGGGCACGGTCGTCTCGGTCGACGGCGCCGGGGAGAAGTCGGCCGCCAGCATCGACTTCGGCGGGGAGTACGGCGTCAAGCGCCTGGTCCTCCGCTACGCGCCGGTCGAGAAGCTCTGA